Proteins encoded together in one Panthera uncia isolate 11264 chromosome A2, Puncia_PCG_1.0, whole genome shotgun sequence window:
- the CA2H19orf44 gene encoding uncharacterized protein C19orf44 homolog isoform X4 yields the protein MASRRRTGHPMRNIFGDFSDLSLEDSKMEEIRNLKIGRSLTQIAPGRSRFLKGHPTMGVKYSLPKENAVVEGGLRLSSGRPPITASKLRASAALTKLTQLETKIMNRKAQADLSDVESDLKTPEDSLPRSADTALPRSTVGLSSHGPEKTQKQAHETPTAGSGTQSGKVSRFLKKREPRVENGFPETHCGKERSFQTPKEKKPTRKLDSPDSDEEEMKELLGGLIESSREKETYTNRRFISSKVSEKEQTKVFSDQIPTQPRILSLPSEEPPGPKPFRTSCLPASQSADGTLRSTRSKARSPQTHASGDAAACTASLSITGTFSKSASMTPHGKLSPGRSEPEPHDQSPSEAADDSLNDFRINLLSLDDLAPAVRENSDLERKKEGQREKGSSQSPQAGGPPTGSEVSECLSEPSASSAGPEDASSPRPTSQEPTASTVSSAYSEDFEKSPNSTASESRARSESPERTLDTLSEFSASLKTDLPLPTLKPWKKQVGDVTRVIMKETAVQTLEPAFTYQWVEGPGVAAVGPALGGAYVDPVPIASHVVSADSIEALTAYSPAALALNDMLKQQLSLTQQFVEASRHLHMSLLQSLDRDSFHYHTLEETKQYIRHHRPAPLSMEDALEEVEEELWGPEVRRDSWV from the exons atGGCTTCCAGAAGAAGAACCGGCCATCCCATGCGCAATATTTTTGGTGATTTTAGTGATCTTTCCTTAGAGGAttcaaaaatggaagaaatcagaAACTTGAAAATCGGTAGAAGTCTTACCCAAATAGCACCCGGCCGCAGCAGATTTCTCAAAGGACACCCAACTATGGGTGTAAAATACTCACTCCCGAAAGAGAATGCTGTTGTGGAGGGTGGGCTCAGACTGTCTTCGGGGAGACCCCCGATCACTGCCTCGAAGCTCAGGGCCAGCGCTGCGCTCACAAAACTGACTCAGCTGGAAACCAAGATCATGAATCGGAAAGCTCAGGCGGATTTGTCTGATGTGGAATCTGACCTGAAGACCCCCGAGGACAGTCTTCCGAGGAGCGCAGATACAGCCCTTCCCAGGAGCACAGTCGGACTTTCCTCACACGGCccagagaaaacccagaaacaagcCCATGAAACTCCCACGGCCGGGAGCGGCACACAGAGTGGGAAGGTCAGTAGGTTTCTAAAGAAGAGGGAACCACGCGTTGAAAATGGGTTCCCTGAAACACATTGTGGAAAAGAGAGGAGTTTTCAAACACCCAAAGAGAAAAAACCCACTAGAAAACTAGATTCTCCAGACAGCGATGAGGAGGAAATGAAAGAGTTGCTAGGAGGCTTGATAGAATcttctagagaaaaagaaacatacacgAATCGGCGTTTCATCAGCTCCAAAGTCAgtgagaaagaacaaacaaaagtatTCTCG GATCAGATCCCAACTCAACCAAGAATCCTTTCACTACCCAGTGAGGAACCTCCCGGCCCAAAGCCATTTCGGACATCATGTCTGCCAGCCTCACAGTCAGCAGACGGGACCCTTCGCAGCACGCGCTCAAAAGCTCGCTCCCCACAGACTCACGCTTCAGGGGACGCAGCCGCCTGCACAGCATCACTGTCCATCACTGGCACCTTTTCAAAATCAGCCTCCATGACGCCACATGGCAAGCTCTCCCCCGGAAGGAGTGAGCCTGAGCCTCACGATCAGTCGCCCTCAGAAGCTGCCGATGACAGCCTGAATG ATTTTCGAATCAATCTTTTATCCCTCGATGATCTGGCTCCAGCTGTCCGTGAGAACTCAGACTTGGAACGGAAA AAAGAAGGCCAGCGGGAAAAGGGATCCAGCCAAAGTCCCCAGGCAGGGGGCCCTCCCACTGGAAGCGAGGTCTCAGAGTGCCTGAGCGAGCCATCGGCTTCCTCTGCCGGGCCTGAGGATGCTTCCAGCCCGAGGCCAACGTCTCAGGAGCCCACGGCCAGCACAGTGAGCTCGGCTTACTCAGAAGATTttgaaaaatccccaaattcGACAGCATCCGAGTCAAGGGCCCGTTCCGAGTCTCCTGAAAGGACGCTGGACACTCTGTCAGAATTCTCTGCAAGCCTGAAGACAGACCTTCCCCTGCCAACGCTCAAGCCTTGGAAAAAGCAAGTCGGGGACGTTACAAGAGTCATCATGAAGGAGACGGCTGTGCAGACCCTCGAGCCCGCCTTCACCTACCAGTGGGTGGAGG GGCCCGGTGTGGCGGCCGTCGGACCGGCTCTGGGAGGTGCCTACGTGGACCCCGTGCCCATTGCCAGCCACGTCGTCAGCGCGGACTCCATAGAAG CCCTGACAGCTTACAGCCCGGCCGCGTTGGCGCTCAACGACATGCTGAAGCAGCAGCTGAGCCTGACGCAGCAGTTCGTGGAGGCCAGCCGGCACCTGCACATGTCCCTCCTGCAGTCCCTGGACCGAGACTCCTTCCACTACCACACCCTGGAGGAAACCAAACAG TACATCAGGCACCACAGGCCTGCCCCGCTGTCCATGGAGGATgccctggaggaggtggaggaggagctCTGGGGACCGGAGGTGAGGCGGGATTCGTGGGTTTGA
- the CA2H19orf44 gene encoding uncharacterized protein C19orf44 homolog isoform X3: MASRRRTGHPMRNIFGDFSDLSLEDSKMEEIRNLKIGRSLTQIAPGRSRFLKGHPTMGVKYSLPKENAVVEGGLRLSSGRPPITASKLRASAALTKLTQLETKIMNRKAQADLSDVESDLKTPEDSLPRSADTALPRSTVGLSSHGPEKTQKQAHETPTAGSGTQSGKVSRFLKKREPRVENGFPETHCGKERSFQTPKEKKPTRKLDSPDSDEEEMKELLGGLIESSREKETYTNRRFISSKVSEKEQTKVFSDQIPTQPRILSLPSEEPPGPKPFRTSCLPASQSADGTLRSTRSKARSPQTHASGDAAACTASLSITGTFSKSASMTPHGKLSPGRSEPEPHDQSPSEAADDSLNDFRINLLSLDDLAPAVRENSDLERKKEGQREKGSSQSPQAGGPPTGSEVSECLSEPSASSAGPEDASSPRPTSQEPTASTVSSAYSEDFEKSPNSTASESRARSESPERTLDTLSEFSASLKTDLPLPTLKPWKKQVGDVTRVIMKETAVQTLEPAFTYQWVEGPGVAAVGPALGGAYVDPVPIASHVVSADSIEALTAYSPAALALNDMLKQQLSLTQQFVEASRHLHMSLLQSLDRDSFHYHTLEETKQYIRHHRPAPLSMEDALEEVEEELWGPEVQQTADVWGKKFQRKQLK; encoded by the exons atGGCTTCCAGAAGAAGAACCGGCCATCCCATGCGCAATATTTTTGGTGATTTTAGTGATCTTTCCTTAGAGGAttcaaaaatggaagaaatcagaAACTTGAAAATCGGTAGAAGTCTTACCCAAATAGCACCCGGCCGCAGCAGATTTCTCAAAGGACACCCAACTATGGGTGTAAAATACTCACTCCCGAAAGAGAATGCTGTTGTGGAGGGTGGGCTCAGACTGTCTTCGGGGAGACCCCCGATCACTGCCTCGAAGCTCAGGGCCAGCGCTGCGCTCACAAAACTGACTCAGCTGGAAACCAAGATCATGAATCGGAAAGCTCAGGCGGATTTGTCTGATGTGGAATCTGACCTGAAGACCCCCGAGGACAGTCTTCCGAGGAGCGCAGATACAGCCCTTCCCAGGAGCACAGTCGGACTTTCCTCACACGGCccagagaaaacccagaaacaagcCCATGAAACTCCCACGGCCGGGAGCGGCACACAGAGTGGGAAGGTCAGTAGGTTTCTAAAGAAGAGGGAACCACGCGTTGAAAATGGGTTCCCTGAAACACATTGTGGAAAAGAGAGGAGTTTTCAAACACCCAAAGAGAAAAAACCCACTAGAAAACTAGATTCTCCAGACAGCGATGAGGAGGAAATGAAAGAGTTGCTAGGAGGCTTGATAGAATcttctagagaaaaagaaacatacacgAATCGGCGTTTCATCAGCTCCAAAGTCAgtgagaaagaacaaacaaaagtatTCTCG GATCAGATCCCAACTCAACCAAGAATCCTTTCACTACCCAGTGAGGAACCTCCCGGCCCAAAGCCATTTCGGACATCATGTCTGCCAGCCTCACAGTCAGCAGACGGGACCCTTCGCAGCACGCGCTCAAAAGCTCGCTCCCCACAGACTCACGCTTCAGGGGACGCAGCCGCCTGCACAGCATCACTGTCCATCACTGGCACCTTTTCAAAATCAGCCTCCATGACGCCACATGGCAAGCTCTCCCCCGGAAGGAGTGAGCCTGAGCCTCACGATCAGTCGCCCTCAGAAGCTGCCGATGACAGCCTGAATG ATTTTCGAATCAATCTTTTATCCCTCGATGATCTGGCTCCAGCTGTCCGTGAGAACTCAGACTTGGAACGGAAA AAAGAAGGCCAGCGGGAAAAGGGATCCAGCCAAAGTCCCCAGGCAGGGGGCCCTCCCACTGGAAGCGAGGTCTCAGAGTGCCTGAGCGAGCCATCGGCTTCCTCTGCCGGGCCTGAGGATGCTTCCAGCCCGAGGCCAACGTCTCAGGAGCCCACGGCCAGCACAGTGAGCTCGGCTTACTCAGAAGATTttgaaaaatccccaaattcGACAGCATCCGAGTCAAGGGCCCGTTCCGAGTCTCCTGAAAGGACGCTGGACACTCTGTCAGAATTCTCTGCAAGCCTGAAGACAGACCTTCCCCTGCCAACGCTCAAGCCTTGGAAAAAGCAAGTCGGGGACGTTACAAGAGTCATCATGAAGGAGACGGCTGTGCAGACCCTCGAGCCCGCCTTCACCTACCAGTGGGTGGAGG GGCCCGGTGTGGCGGCCGTCGGACCGGCTCTGGGAGGTGCCTACGTGGACCCCGTGCCCATTGCCAGCCACGTCGTCAGCGCGGACTCCATAGAAG CCCTGACAGCTTACAGCCCGGCCGCGTTGGCGCTCAACGACATGCTGAAGCAGCAGCTGAGCCTGACGCAGCAGTTCGTGGAGGCCAGCCGGCACCTGCACATGTCCCTCCTGCAGTCCCTGGACCGAGACTCCTTCCACTACCACACCCTGGAGGAAACCAAACAG TACATCAGGCACCACAGGCCTGCCCCGCTGTCCATGGAGGATgccctggaggaggtggaggaggagctCTGGGGACCGGAG GTACAGCAAACGGCTGacgtttgggggaaaaaatttcaacgcaaacaactaaaataa
- the CA2H19orf44 gene encoding uncharacterized protein C19orf44 homolog isoform X1: MASRRRTGHPMRNIFGDFSDLSLEDSKMEEIRNLKIGRSLTQIAPGRSRFLKGHPTMGVKYSLPKENAVVEGGLRLSSGRPPITASKLRASAALTKLTQLETKIMNRKAQADLSDVESDLKTPEDSLPRSADTALPRSTVGLSSHGPEKTQKQAHETPTAGSGTQSGKVSRFLKKREPRVENGFPETHCGKERSFQTPKEKKPTRKLDSPDSDEEEMKELLGGLIESSREKETYTNRRFISSKVSEKEQTKVFSDQIPTQPRILSLPSEEPPGPKPFRTSCLPASQSADGTLRSTRSKARSPQTHASGDAAACTASLSITGTFSKSASMTPHGKLSPGRSEPEPHDQSPSEAADDSLNDFRINLLSLDDLAPAVRENSDLERKKEGQREKGSSQSPQAGGPPTGSEVSECLSEPSASSAGPEDASSPRPTSQEPTASTVSSAYSEDFEKSPNSTASESRARSESPERTLDTLSEFSASLKTDLPLPTLKPWKKQVGDVTRVIMKETAVQTLEPAFTYQWVEGPGVAAVGPALGGAYVDPVPIASHVVSADSIEALTAYSPAALALNDMLKQQLSLTQQFVEASRHLHMSLLQSLDRDSFHYHTLEETKQYIRHHRPAPLSMEDALEEVEEELWGPEQSSGTRPAPEGTRGPVAVAPRVERSPLTAGRRMPACREPRGAAVPAGCWPPSERT; encoded by the exons atGGCTTCCAGAAGAAGAACCGGCCATCCCATGCGCAATATTTTTGGTGATTTTAGTGATCTTTCCTTAGAGGAttcaaaaatggaagaaatcagaAACTTGAAAATCGGTAGAAGTCTTACCCAAATAGCACCCGGCCGCAGCAGATTTCTCAAAGGACACCCAACTATGGGTGTAAAATACTCACTCCCGAAAGAGAATGCTGTTGTGGAGGGTGGGCTCAGACTGTCTTCGGGGAGACCCCCGATCACTGCCTCGAAGCTCAGGGCCAGCGCTGCGCTCACAAAACTGACTCAGCTGGAAACCAAGATCATGAATCGGAAAGCTCAGGCGGATTTGTCTGATGTGGAATCTGACCTGAAGACCCCCGAGGACAGTCTTCCGAGGAGCGCAGATACAGCCCTTCCCAGGAGCACAGTCGGACTTTCCTCACACGGCccagagaaaacccagaaacaagcCCATGAAACTCCCACGGCCGGGAGCGGCACACAGAGTGGGAAGGTCAGTAGGTTTCTAAAGAAGAGGGAACCACGCGTTGAAAATGGGTTCCCTGAAACACATTGTGGAAAAGAGAGGAGTTTTCAAACACCCAAAGAGAAAAAACCCACTAGAAAACTAGATTCTCCAGACAGCGATGAGGAGGAAATGAAAGAGTTGCTAGGAGGCTTGATAGAATcttctagagaaaaagaaacatacacgAATCGGCGTTTCATCAGCTCCAAAGTCAgtgagaaagaacaaacaaaagtatTCTCG GATCAGATCCCAACTCAACCAAGAATCCTTTCACTACCCAGTGAGGAACCTCCCGGCCCAAAGCCATTTCGGACATCATGTCTGCCAGCCTCACAGTCAGCAGACGGGACCCTTCGCAGCACGCGCTCAAAAGCTCGCTCCCCACAGACTCACGCTTCAGGGGACGCAGCCGCCTGCACAGCATCACTGTCCATCACTGGCACCTTTTCAAAATCAGCCTCCATGACGCCACATGGCAAGCTCTCCCCCGGAAGGAGTGAGCCTGAGCCTCACGATCAGTCGCCCTCAGAAGCTGCCGATGACAGCCTGAATG ATTTTCGAATCAATCTTTTATCCCTCGATGATCTGGCTCCAGCTGTCCGTGAGAACTCAGACTTGGAACGGAAA AAAGAAGGCCAGCGGGAAAAGGGATCCAGCCAAAGTCCCCAGGCAGGGGGCCCTCCCACTGGAAGCGAGGTCTCAGAGTGCCTGAGCGAGCCATCGGCTTCCTCTGCCGGGCCTGAGGATGCTTCCAGCCCGAGGCCAACGTCTCAGGAGCCCACGGCCAGCACAGTGAGCTCGGCTTACTCAGAAGATTttgaaaaatccccaaattcGACAGCATCCGAGTCAAGGGCCCGTTCCGAGTCTCCTGAAAGGACGCTGGACACTCTGTCAGAATTCTCTGCAAGCCTGAAGACAGACCTTCCCCTGCCAACGCTCAAGCCTTGGAAAAAGCAAGTCGGGGACGTTACAAGAGTCATCATGAAGGAGACGGCTGTGCAGACCCTCGAGCCCGCCTTCACCTACCAGTGGGTGGAGG GGCCCGGTGTGGCGGCCGTCGGACCGGCTCTGGGAGGTGCCTACGTGGACCCCGTGCCCATTGCCAGCCACGTCGTCAGCGCGGACTCCATAGAAG CCCTGACAGCTTACAGCCCGGCCGCGTTGGCGCTCAACGACATGCTGAAGCAGCAGCTGAGCCTGACGCAGCAGTTCGTGGAGGCCAGCCGGCACCTGCACATGTCCCTCCTGCAGTCCCTGGACCGAGACTCCTTCCACTACCACACCCTGGAGGAAACCAAACAG TACATCAGGCACCACAGGCCTGCCCCGCTGTCCATGGAGGATgccctggaggaggtggaggaggagctCTGGGGACCGGAG CAGAGTAGTGGAACTCGCCCGGCCCCCGAGGGGACGCGCGGGCCGGTGGCAGTGGCCCCACGGGTGGAGCGGTCACCACTCACGGCCGGACGGAGGATGCCAGCCTGTCGGGAGCCCCGCGGAGCGGCTGTGCCGGCCGGGTGCTGGCCGCCCAGTGAGCGGACATAG
- the CA2H19orf44 gene encoding uncharacterized protein C19orf44 homolog isoform X2 codes for MASRRRTGHPMRNIFGDFSDLSLEDSKMEEIRNLKIGRSLTQIAPGRSRFLKGHPTMGVKYSLPKENAVVEGGLRLSSGRPPITASKLRASAALTKLTQLETKIMNRKAQADLSDVESDLKTPEDSLPRSADTALPRSTVGLSSHGPEKTQKQAHETPTAGSGTQSGKVSRFLKKREPRVENGFPETHCGKERSFQTPKEKKPTRKLDSPDSDEEEMKELLGGLIESSREKETYTNRRFISSKVSEKEQTKVFSDQIPTQPRILSLPSEEPPGPKPFRTSCLPASQSADGTLRSTRSKARSPQTHASGDAAACTASLSITGTFSKSASMTPHGKLSPGRSEPEPHDQSPSEAADDSLNDFRINLLSLDDLAPAVRENSDLERKKEGQREKGSSQSPQAGGPPTGSEVSECLSEPSASSAGPEDASSPRPTSQEPTASTVSSAYSEDFEKSPNSTASESRARSESPERTLDTLSEFSASLKTDLPLPTLKPWKKQVGDVTRVIMKETAVQTLEPAFTYQWVEGPGVAAVGPALGGAYVDPVPIASHVVSADSIEALTAYSPAALALNDMLKQQLSLTQQFVEASRHLHMSLLQSLDRDSFHYHTLEETKQYIRHHRPAPLSMEDALEEVEEELWGPESSGTRPAPEGTRGPVAVAPRVERSPLTAGRRMPACREPRGAAVPAGCWPPSERT; via the exons atGGCTTCCAGAAGAAGAACCGGCCATCCCATGCGCAATATTTTTGGTGATTTTAGTGATCTTTCCTTAGAGGAttcaaaaatggaagaaatcagaAACTTGAAAATCGGTAGAAGTCTTACCCAAATAGCACCCGGCCGCAGCAGATTTCTCAAAGGACACCCAACTATGGGTGTAAAATACTCACTCCCGAAAGAGAATGCTGTTGTGGAGGGTGGGCTCAGACTGTCTTCGGGGAGACCCCCGATCACTGCCTCGAAGCTCAGGGCCAGCGCTGCGCTCACAAAACTGACTCAGCTGGAAACCAAGATCATGAATCGGAAAGCTCAGGCGGATTTGTCTGATGTGGAATCTGACCTGAAGACCCCCGAGGACAGTCTTCCGAGGAGCGCAGATACAGCCCTTCCCAGGAGCACAGTCGGACTTTCCTCACACGGCccagagaaaacccagaaacaagcCCATGAAACTCCCACGGCCGGGAGCGGCACACAGAGTGGGAAGGTCAGTAGGTTTCTAAAGAAGAGGGAACCACGCGTTGAAAATGGGTTCCCTGAAACACATTGTGGAAAAGAGAGGAGTTTTCAAACACCCAAAGAGAAAAAACCCACTAGAAAACTAGATTCTCCAGACAGCGATGAGGAGGAAATGAAAGAGTTGCTAGGAGGCTTGATAGAATcttctagagaaaaagaaacatacacgAATCGGCGTTTCATCAGCTCCAAAGTCAgtgagaaagaacaaacaaaagtatTCTCG GATCAGATCCCAACTCAACCAAGAATCCTTTCACTACCCAGTGAGGAACCTCCCGGCCCAAAGCCATTTCGGACATCATGTCTGCCAGCCTCACAGTCAGCAGACGGGACCCTTCGCAGCACGCGCTCAAAAGCTCGCTCCCCACAGACTCACGCTTCAGGGGACGCAGCCGCCTGCACAGCATCACTGTCCATCACTGGCACCTTTTCAAAATCAGCCTCCATGACGCCACATGGCAAGCTCTCCCCCGGAAGGAGTGAGCCTGAGCCTCACGATCAGTCGCCCTCAGAAGCTGCCGATGACAGCCTGAATG ATTTTCGAATCAATCTTTTATCCCTCGATGATCTGGCTCCAGCTGTCCGTGAGAACTCAGACTTGGAACGGAAA AAAGAAGGCCAGCGGGAAAAGGGATCCAGCCAAAGTCCCCAGGCAGGGGGCCCTCCCACTGGAAGCGAGGTCTCAGAGTGCCTGAGCGAGCCATCGGCTTCCTCTGCCGGGCCTGAGGATGCTTCCAGCCCGAGGCCAACGTCTCAGGAGCCCACGGCCAGCACAGTGAGCTCGGCTTACTCAGAAGATTttgaaaaatccccaaattcGACAGCATCCGAGTCAAGGGCCCGTTCCGAGTCTCCTGAAAGGACGCTGGACACTCTGTCAGAATTCTCTGCAAGCCTGAAGACAGACCTTCCCCTGCCAACGCTCAAGCCTTGGAAAAAGCAAGTCGGGGACGTTACAAGAGTCATCATGAAGGAGACGGCTGTGCAGACCCTCGAGCCCGCCTTCACCTACCAGTGGGTGGAGG GGCCCGGTGTGGCGGCCGTCGGACCGGCTCTGGGAGGTGCCTACGTGGACCCCGTGCCCATTGCCAGCCACGTCGTCAGCGCGGACTCCATAGAAG CCCTGACAGCTTACAGCCCGGCCGCGTTGGCGCTCAACGACATGCTGAAGCAGCAGCTGAGCCTGACGCAGCAGTTCGTGGAGGCCAGCCGGCACCTGCACATGTCCCTCCTGCAGTCCCTGGACCGAGACTCCTTCCACTACCACACCCTGGAGGAAACCAAACAG TACATCAGGCACCACAGGCCTGCCCCGCTGTCCATGGAGGATgccctggaggaggtggaggaggagctCTGGGGACCGGAG AGTAGTGGAACTCGCCCGGCCCCCGAGGGGACGCGCGGGCCGGTGGCAGTGGCCCCACGGGTGGAGCGGTCACCACTCACGGCCGGACGGAGGATGCCAGCCTGTCGGGAGCCCCGCGGAGCGGCTGTGCCGGCCGGGTGCTGGCCGCCCAGTGAGCGGACATAG
- the CA2H19orf44 gene encoding uncharacterized protein C19orf44 homolog isoform X5, whose translation MASRRRTGHPMRNIFGDFSDLSLEDSKMEEIRNLKIGRSLTQIAPGRSRFLKGHPTMGVKYSLPKENAVVEGGLRLSSGRPPITASKLRASAALTKLTQLETKIMNRKAQADLSDVESDLKTPEDSLPRSADTALPRSTVGLSSHGPEKTQKQAHETPTAGSGTQSGKVSRFLKKREPRVENGFPETHCGKERSFQTPKEKKPTRKLDSPDSDEEEMKELLGGLIESSREKETYTNRRFISSKVSEKEQTKVFSDQIPTQPRILSLPSEEPPGPKPFRTSCLPASQSADGTLRSTRSKARSPQTHASGDAAACTASLSITGTFSKSASMTPHGKLSPGRSEPEPHDQSPSEAADDSLNDFRINLLSLDDLAPAVRENSDLERKKEGQREKGSSQSPQAGGPPTGSEVSECLSEPSASSAGPEDASSPRPTSQEPTASTVSSAYSEDFEKSPNSTASESRARSESPERTLDTLSEFSASLKTDLPLPTLKPWKKQVGDVTRVIMKETAVQTLEPAFTYQWVEGLISKEENSSLNQPAYQSPGNIPKPSCGPKDGGEKEGRA comes from the exons atGGCTTCCAGAAGAAGAACCGGCCATCCCATGCGCAATATTTTTGGTGATTTTAGTGATCTTTCCTTAGAGGAttcaaaaatggaagaaatcagaAACTTGAAAATCGGTAGAAGTCTTACCCAAATAGCACCCGGCCGCAGCAGATTTCTCAAAGGACACCCAACTATGGGTGTAAAATACTCACTCCCGAAAGAGAATGCTGTTGTGGAGGGTGGGCTCAGACTGTCTTCGGGGAGACCCCCGATCACTGCCTCGAAGCTCAGGGCCAGCGCTGCGCTCACAAAACTGACTCAGCTGGAAACCAAGATCATGAATCGGAAAGCTCAGGCGGATTTGTCTGATGTGGAATCTGACCTGAAGACCCCCGAGGACAGTCTTCCGAGGAGCGCAGATACAGCCCTTCCCAGGAGCACAGTCGGACTTTCCTCACACGGCccagagaaaacccagaaacaagcCCATGAAACTCCCACGGCCGGGAGCGGCACACAGAGTGGGAAGGTCAGTAGGTTTCTAAAGAAGAGGGAACCACGCGTTGAAAATGGGTTCCCTGAAACACATTGTGGAAAAGAGAGGAGTTTTCAAACACCCAAAGAGAAAAAACCCACTAGAAAACTAGATTCTCCAGACAGCGATGAGGAGGAAATGAAAGAGTTGCTAGGAGGCTTGATAGAATcttctagagaaaaagaaacatacacgAATCGGCGTTTCATCAGCTCCAAAGTCAgtgagaaagaacaaacaaaagtatTCTCG GATCAGATCCCAACTCAACCAAGAATCCTTTCACTACCCAGTGAGGAACCTCCCGGCCCAAAGCCATTTCGGACATCATGTCTGCCAGCCTCACAGTCAGCAGACGGGACCCTTCGCAGCACGCGCTCAAAAGCTCGCTCCCCACAGACTCACGCTTCAGGGGACGCAGCCGCCTGCACAGCATCACTGTCCATCACTGGCACCTTTTCAAAATCAGCCTCCATGACGCCACATGGCAAGCTCTCCCCCGGAAGGAGTGAGCCTGAGCCTCACGATCAGTCGCCCTCAGAAGCTGCCGATGACAGCCTGAATG ATTTTCGAATCAATCTTTTATCCCTCGATGATCTGGCTCCAGCTGTCCGTGAGAACTCAGACTTGGAACGGAAA AAAGAAGGCCAGCGGGAAAAGGGATCCAGCCAAAGTCCCCAGGCAGGGGGCCCTCCCACTGGAAGCGAGGTCTCAGAGTGCCTGAGCGAGCCATCGGCTTCCTCTGCCGGGCCTGAGGATGCTTCCAGCCCGAGGCCAACGTCTCAGGAGCCCACGGCCAGCACAGTGAGCTCGGCTTACTCAGAAGATTttgaaaaatccccaaattcGACAGCATCCGAGTCAAGGGCCCGTTCCGAGTCTCCTGAAAGGACGCTGGACACTCTGTCAGAATTCTCTGCAAGCCTGAAGACAGACCTTCCCCTGCCAACGCTCAAGCCTTGGAAAAAGCAAGTCGGGGACGTTACAAGAGTCATCATGAAGGAGACGGCTGTGCAGACCCTCGAGCCCGCCTTCACCTACCAGTGGGTGGAGG GCCTGATATCGAAAGAGGAAAACAGCAGTCTAAATCAACCAGCTTATCAGAGTCCCGGGAACATTCCGAAGCCTTCGTGTGGCCCCAAGgatggaggggagaaggaggggagggcatGA